A single window of Nitrosomonas sp. DNA harbors:
- a CDS encoding DNA-binding transcriptional regulator — MRKTKSTIFEAVYDTAKGLHKAGVLDQVTLREFDRLCLPPIEPLRPEQIKEIREATRVSQAVFAAILNTSVSTIQKWEIGQKRPTGTALKLLHLVQKRGLKAVV, encoded by the coding sequence ATGCGCAAGACTAAATCAACTATTTTTGAGGCCGTATATGACACGGCAAAGGGTTTACACAAAGCCGGCGTGCTGGATCAAGTTACGTTGCGTGAATTCGATCGATTGTGCTTGCCGCCTATTGAACCGTTGAGACCGGAGCAGATAAAAGAAATTCGCGAAGCCACACGAGTCAGTCAGGCGGTGTTTGCTGCCATACTAAACACAAGTGTTTCGACAATACAGAAATGGGAAATCGGACAGAAACGGCCAACAGGAACCGCTCTTAAGTTGCTACATCTGGTGCAAAAGCGCGGTCTGAAAGCTGTCGTCTGA
- a CDS encoding XRE family transcriptional regulator: protein MKKQGNIEFENSSGNVFDDLGIDNAEELQARGMVGFHVVELLKRKDMKQREIAELLGIKQTEVSHLLNGHFSRFTVDKLLDFLKRMNQKVTIQISPHKQGEPYHNVAFDA from the coding sequence ATGAAAAAACAAGGGAACATTGAATTTGAAAACAGCTCAGGTAATGTTTTTGATGATCTTGGAATAGATAATGCCGAGGAGCTACAAGCGCGCGGTATGGTTGGTTTTCATGTGGTTGAGCTTCTTAAAAGAAAAGATATGAAACAGCGGGAAATTGCTGAACTGTTAGGAATTAAACAAACTGAAGTGTCTCACTTGCTAAACGGCCATTTTAGCCGTTTTACCGTTGATAAATTGCTCGATTTTCTAAAACGGATGAATCAAAAAGTAACAATCCAAATAAGCCCTCATAAGCAAGGGGAACCCTATCATAACGTCGCTTTTGACGCTTAA